CAGCTCTCAGTGACAGGCAGAGTCTGGAGATCCGGGAGCGCAGCacctgaggaggagagaagcgGCCGACAGCAGCGCACAGTGACCGGCTTCCAGGTGGACAGGTGGAGGACCGCGGGAAGAGAGCACgagacacactcacagacagcATCCAAGGTACAAAACTGTCACATCATTTGAAGTAAAAGGCTGAGAGCGTGTTTAACTGTCATCAGGTTGTGGTTGAGTTACCGTATGGTGGCGCGGTGTAGACAAATGAATTAACTGTCATCGCAGTATCAGCGGAAAGCGCAGAATACacacttttctttgtgtgtttctagTTGTACAAGATAAATTCTTGTTGTCATTTGTCAACAAGTTGGCTTATCATGATTCCATGTGTCCTCGTGAAGTGCACACCCCATTTCCATTGAGTTCAACTTCAGCTAGTTTAGGCCAGATGTCAACATCTGCTGTTTAGTCAGCTCCTGTGCTATAAGTTGGTTGATTTTATGGCTGACGACCTGTTTTCTTAAGTAAATGCAGCTAACGTTATAATCCTGCACACATCATATTGTGCCTATTTTCATATTGATGTGTAGGCGCATGCGTGGACATTAGTGTTTTGCTGAGTGTGTAGAGCAGCGTGCCGGCCAGTCTTTCTTTATAGGTCTTGGAAGCGGTAATGCTGAGCTGGTCTCTGGAGGGATCTCAGCAATCAGGAAGGCTCAGCTCAGCCACTCTGAGAGACGAGGGAGGGGGTCGGgctggggggggtgggggggtgtcAATGAATGGATGGTGCAGCCTCCTTACAGTATGATGCAGAGGGAGGAAGTGTGGAGAGGGTGAGATATGAATGGATGGTGACAGGAGGGATGCACAGATGGaatatgaaagtgtgtgtgtgtgtgtgtgtgtgtgtgtctaagatAAGATAAACCTTAATTAATGGTTTAAGTGGGAGTGTCTGTGGGTGGATGAACTGGTCAAatggatgatggatgaaatATAACAGGCAGGGGAGGAGAATCTATCGCCACTCACCCAGCACTCAGCCTCCACTGATCCCATAAGTTTTATAACAAGAGTCCATGTGAAAAATAGAAAGCAGGAGCTGCGGGTGAcggatggagggaggaagagtgGACGGAGCACGCCCTGGCAGCCATTCATAACACAGCGATGGGAGCTAAGAAGGATGAGGCAGAAAGATGGCCCATTTGTAAACCAACACTTCCATTTACCAGCATCTCCTCGCCTGTTAGCGTAGATGGATTTCAGGCTTGTGAGTGttaaagggtaggttcacaatttttcaagtctgtcttaaaacaatagtgaggtgcacaaacaaacatgctgcCCTCCTGTGCATACTGATGATTAAGAGATCCTCTTCATTATGCACTTTAAGTGATGCACAacatccacagccctccttctgCAAACATGTTGTTAAAGTTGGACGGCTTCGGCCAAACGAGTCAAATCGAGTCGATATCTTTctaagttacagtctttttagtgccaatttcactctttttgttacgttccttccactgcagctaaacaggaaactaatagattaattgattaatcaggcAGCTCtcgattacagcaagaaaaacctgtttcaatattcatttgttcacctgactgttgttttaagacagacttgaaaaattgtgaacccgtaCTTTAACTTGAATTCTCAAACAGCTGAGATTTCGTACTCtgacattcaaacacacaactACTGTCTGTCCAGATTTCTGTCCCACAACTCCCCGATCTTTACATTTACAGCTAGCGGGCTCACATCTCCAGATTCACCAAAGCTTACTCTTTATTCATCTCAAACGCcaggctatatatatatatattttttgttattctttAGAACAGAAAAGGTAAATAGTTGTCATACTTGTCGCATAATGCAAATAATTCTGTGATAAACTGGTATACTGCAGATTTAACTTTGGCCTTTGCAGGAACCTGGGACAGTTTACCTTTCTTCTCCCCCTTTCATCACTAattcaaatgaattaataaGACCTTAACCATGTGACCACTTTACTTACAGCATTAACTTTACTTGCTACATTAACTTTTTCTTGACAATGCCTGGCAAAGATCTCTATTGGATTGAAACCTCTATCAAATTTCATTTACTGAGAGCATCTGCATTCACTTTCCCACCATAATCAGACTTTTAGTTCTTTACCTTAagacattatacagtatattgtcaagaccaaaaaatatcttttatctctgtgttggggttaaattattattttcaggtaACATGCATTACACCATGTGCAATAATCTAACATaactaaacagaaaacagcagccaTGGTGGTTTGAAGTCATCTTGAATGTGCAGGACTTAACTTGTCTTTTAGGCTCAGTGCAGCGTGCAGAACCtgtaattacatgtttttacCTGAGGTGATTATATTGTtcctgtacatactgtacacccTTCAGCTATATTCTGATATTcagtgatgtttgtttgttgggcTGCagttaacagttattttcatgatcaCTTATTCTCTTGTTTAATTAAtgaatctataaaatgtcataaaacattaataaacatccaggtgacatctttaaatgtcttttgtccAGTCAACACCAAAGAGATTCACTGGTATACAACAGTTTCACATTGCAGAAGCTAGAACCAAGGAATGTTTGGCTTTCTTGCtgataaatgaattaaatgataatcaatcatcaaaactGTTGATGAGTCATTTTAGGCCTATGGATTCATACATCGATCATTTGCAAAGTCCTTATTTGGTCACAGGTTCTATTAGAGACATTTCAGAATTATGGTGGATGCCTTTTTTATGAATGAGTTCCAGAGTTTATTCATACAGATGTGTGTCTGAAAGCTcgttcttcttctgttgtctCTCTGACTGTGATAGATGGCATTAGCCAGAGATCCAGGGGCAGGCCAGGAGCAGAGGGACGCAGCGGACCAAAACTTTGACTACATGTTCAAGCTGCTGATTATCGGCAACAGCAGCGTGGGAAAGACCTCCTTCTTGTTCCGCTATGCAGATGACTCCTTCACTTCAGCATTCGTCAGCACAGTGGGAATTGACTTCAAAGTCAAGACCATTTACAGGAACGACAAGAGGGTCAAGCTGCAGATCTGGGTGAGAGTTGTGTTCTGTTGGAATAGCTTCAGCGTCAGTATGGAGAGGAGGAGTTGTTGCAGCGACCAAGACCCATTTCCACATACATATTAGCACGTCAGTATTCTAtttagacagacttgaaaaattctGAAACTATCCTTTAATGCCTCTGTGCAGATGATAGTTTATATGATAATTAGGCGTTCATGTGTTTGGTAGAGCTTCTCTTCCACATACTTTTCTCCAGTTATGTTTTCTTTCCAATTAGAAGTTGAAAGTTGGAAAAAGCaaactttaaaagaaaagtaGAACAAAAGTATTGCACCAGACAGATATCTAGGAACAAAAATACTTTCTAACACTGTCAAAAGGAGTCATTATTCTGAAACTCAGTAAGTGGTGTATGAGTTTCCCAACTGCCAATACTTAAAATGGGCTTGGAAGCTTTTGAAGGAAgtattataaaaacaaacccCCGAAACtttctaaatgtatttcttGTCTTGCTATTCTCTGCTTTCTCATCTGTATAAACAgggcaggagggggggggggggggggtttggtcTCGTCTTGGGAACACAATGGTAGCTTGAACGCACTTCTATTTTAAATCAGACTGCCATGCTTATGTGAACATGtgcacaaaatgaaattcagtcgataagaaatatacatttttacagacaAAGCCACAGTTTGTGGCTCCTTTTTGGTTATTGGAGcatttttttggaaatattttctgacataaaAACTCACATACCAGAGCTGATGAAAAGTCCTTTATTTTCAAACTATTTACCTTTACATGCATGTAGTCTGGTTTCTCCTCTGCAGCAGTAAGAAAGGGCAGAAATCTGGCAGATAAGGCCAGAGCACACTGCGACTCTCTTTGGCTCGGAGAAAGGTGTTTGCTCTGTGCAGAAGCTGATGCTAAAGGCTTGCAGTGTTCCAGTAGTGCAGATTTAACCCTATTTAATCTGGCTCACAAAAGGTTACAGTACCGAGCGTTAAAACTCAACGTccttagttttttttaaatactgattatgattttatatgTGATACTATTAGCTCTATTAGTTTTATTAACTGATGCCTCACATGTAGACAGTCAGGAAAACTGAAGTCACCTTGTTTTCCCCCCAGTTTAAAGAATAATTTACTTTCCTGCACCTTTAGCAGTTAACCCTGAACTCTAATGGATGACAGCCAAATATCTGCAAACAGTCACTTTTAGTAGTGATATAGATTATTGAAAGTGGACGATTACAACATTATTTTTGTACTGAAGGTGTTTATATTTGccagtttttatatttaaccACTCTCCATGTCCCTGGAGAGTGCAAGGCCTGTATTATGATCTCTGAAGACTATATGAGTATATACCCAATACTCAAAAGAGTATATGGCCACCTCAATTATTTTTTAGCAGGATATTTTCTGGGATATACTGTACTATAATGACCTTTACATAAATTGACTTACAATACACATGCAACTGCAAAAATTACATGTATTTATGAAATAATACAATACACTGGGGCACCAAACCCCAAAAATCCAACACACTGTTTTATCTTTGAGTTCAACCAGGAATCcctgacaaaaacaagacattctCCAAGTTGAACATTAGTTTAAGAGGATTAAGTGTCTAGTTAGCCTGCAGCAGAGGTGTCAATTTAGAAAGAGCTGTGACATCAACAAGATCTTACTGTAAATGCTCTTTTATTACCCGcaccagataaaaaaaaaaaaaaataacagtacaGAGAGAACAGGTTTGACAGACAATGtatcaagaaagaaaaaaaatttaaatgtgagAGCTGTAATATATTTGATGTAATTAACTGCAAATTCAAAATCCAGCCTAAACCAAAGGCAGAGTCAATACTGTAGTGCTTTGGAAAGCATTGTTACACAACACAGACTGTTTATCTTCAACCCATTCCCTAGTTTGCCCTCTTACACGCCGCTGCCTGTCATGGATGTGGCGTAAACCAATTTCTCACACTCTTGAGTTAATGACAGTTGATGTTTAACATCGTCCCAAGACGGCGGGGTTCATGAAAGATGCATGGGGTTTGAGCTGCTGGAGCTGAATGTGCTTACTATGCAGACTGACGCCCAGGACAGATCTATTACTGAATGTTAGTGCAAGGCGAGGACTCACCCACACTTCTCCTGTTAGATGAAAGTAAtacatcttttccattttctattttttttttttttcaacttaatGTATTCAGCATAGCATGCCTCCTCTGCTCTGCCTAACAGTGATACAGTCACATACTTTTACATGAGGATGGTGCCAAGTAAAATGTTATTGTCTGCTGCTGAGCAACTTGAATAGGTTTCGTGGGGCCATTAAAATGAGCTCAAGTCATTTTTATAAAACCTTGCACCAAAGTTGGGCATATGAGCGTTTCAGACAGCAGTAACATCTCCTACGGTTCCTTTGACATGTACTATAGGTCACAGACAAACTCTAAATCTCTATCTTTAGAGTGCATAATGTTAATAtcatacatactgtagctgctgGCAATATTTTTCATGAGGAGGGAACATTCAAACCTATCAGATGAATCCGTTTGAGTCTTaaaagtgtcattttttaaaggcagTTTTAATGTATTCATGTCAGGgatatcatttcatttaattgcaCAGGAGCATAAAGAAGTAAAATAACCTTCCAAACTTATTTTTGTCCATGAAGGCATAGTCAAAAAGCACACAGTGTATCCTGGTGTACTTACAGGGTGTGGCAACATCAACATATGATGGGAGGCGTTAATGATTCACCTTTTCAGAACAGCAGAGTTAACCATTTATGTTCTTCCCCCAGGAATCTTTTGGtagaaaactatttttttataCGTTTGTCTTTAACACTAATTACAAGGATTACATGTGTTGGAATGACATTTCATCCAGTTAGTGTGTCAACTGTGAACTCCCAGCTCCCTGGAGGTTTGTTGTGGTTTAAATAATGACAGTAGAATTATTTAAGGTGTGCCATATGTTTACACAGGACACAGCAGGTCAGGAGCGCTACCGGACCATCACCACAGCTTACTACAGAGGAGCCATGGGATTCCTCCTCATGTATGACATCACAAGCCAGGAGTCGTTCAACGCCGTACAGGACTGGTGGGTAGAGCTCTGGATGTAATGTCACAT
The DNA window shown above is from Thunnus maccoyii chromosome 2, fThuMac1.1, whole genome shotgun sequence and carries:
- the rab3da gene encoding RAB3D, member RAS oncogene family, a isoform X2, coding for MALARDPGAGQEQRDAADQNFDYMFKLLIIGNSSVGKTSFLFRYADDSFTSAFVSTVGIDFKVKTIYRNDKRVKLQIWDTAGQERYRTITTAYYRGAMGFLLMYDITSQESFNAVQDWATQIKTYSWDNAQVVLVGNKLDLEEDRQVPAEAAQRLATELGFQFFEASAKDNINVKQVFDKLVDVICEKMNETVNGDVSLSANNKGANLKDAPPNNQSGCAC
- the rab3da gene encoding RAB3D, member RAS oncogene family, a isoform X1, which translates into the protein MLSVTGRVWRSGSAAPEEERSGRQQRTVTGFQVDRWRTAGREHETHSQTASKMALARDPGAGQEQRDAADQNFDYMFKLLIIGNSSVGKTSFLFRYADDSFTSAFVSTVGIDFKVKTIYRNDKRVKLQIWDTAGQERYRTITTAYYRGAMGFLLMYDITSQESFNAVQDWATQIKTYSWDNAQVVLVGNKLDLEEDRQVPAEAAQRLATELGFQFFEASAKDNINVKQVFDKLVDVICEKMNETVNGDVSLSANNKGANLKDAPPNNQSGCAC